The Microbacterium sp. SORGH_AS_0862 genome has a segment encoding these proteins:
- a CDS encoding DUF885 domain-containing protein: MSETSRPSTPIDAIADTWVDTVAELSPTTATYIGRFEYNDRFGDYSPEGAERYADAARRTLDQLEATAPLDDIDGVTKADLSRELRLDLELHDARAGLRDLNVIASPAQDIRSVFDLMPTDTVEDWEVVARRLQALPGAIDGYIATLRAGIAAGTVPARRQVLEVVAQIERYTAETGFFASFAGDAAPAEGQLPASLARELADQSGAARVAYDDLARFLSAELAPVASEQDAVGRELYALHSRRFLGAEIDLDETYEWGIEELARMVAEQEAIANEILPGASVAEAVAHLEADPSRKLHGTQALQEWMQATSDRAVAELGRTHFDIAEPIRRLECMIAPTQEGGIYYTGPTDDFSRPGRMWWSVPEGVTEFDTWRELTTVYHEGVPGHHLQIAQAVYNRAQLNSWRRLLAGTSGHAEGWALYAERLMEQLGYLDDPADRLGMLDGQRMRAARVVLDIGVHLGKQRPDGGGTWDHDFALAFMRQNVNMPDAFIQFEVNRYLGWPGQAPSYKVGQRIWEQIRDDAREAQGEAFSIKQFHKRALDIGGVGLDTLRDALRAH, from the coding sequence ATGAGTGAAACGTCTCGCCCCTCCACTCCCATCGACGCCATCGCCGACACGTGGGTCGACACCGTGGCCGAGCTGTCGCCCACGACCGCCACCTACATCGGCCGGTTCGAGTACAACGACCGTTTCGGGGACTACTCGCCCGAGGGGGCGGAGCGCTACGCCGACGCGGCTCGCCGCACGCTCGACCAGCTCGAAGCCACCGCGCCCCTCGACGACATCGACGGCGTGACGAAGGCTGACCTGTCGCGCGAGCTGCGCCTGGACCTCGAGCTGCACGATGCGCGGGCCGGCCTGCGAGACCTCAACGTCATCGCGTCGCCGGCGCAGGACATCCGTTCCGTGTTCGATCTCATGCCCACCGACACGGTGGAGGACTGGGAAGTCGTCGCCCGTCGTCTGCAGGCACTCCCCGGGGCTATCGACGGCTACATCGCCACCCTCCGGGCGGGCATCGCAGCGGGCACGGTCCCCGCGCGTCGGCAGGTGCTGGAGGTCGTCGCCCAGATCGAGCGGTACACCGCGGAGACCGGATTCTTCGCGAGCTTCGCGGGCGATGCCGCGCCCGCCGAGGGGCAGCTGCCCGCATCCCTCGCTCGCGAGCTGGCCGATCAGTCCGGCGCAGCCCGCGTCGCGTACGACGATCTTGCAAGATTCCTTTCGGCGGAGCTCGCCCCGGTCGCGAGCGAGCAGGATGCGGTGGGGCGCGAGTTGTACGCTCTGCACTCGCGTCGCTTCCTGGGTGCCGAGATCGACCTCGACGAGACCTACGAGTGGGGTATCGAGGAACTGGCCCGGATGGTCGCCGAGCAGGAGGCCATCGCGAACGAGATCCTCCCCGGCGCCAGCGTCGCAGAAGCCGTCGCCCATCTCGAAGCGGATCCGTCGCGCAAGCTGCACGGCACCCAGGCGTTGCAGGAATGGATGCAGGCGACGAGTGACCGCGCCGTAGCCGAACTCGGCCGCACCCACTTCGACATCGCTGAGCCGATCCGCCGACTCGAGTGCATGATCGCCCCGACGCAGGAGGGTGGGATCTACTACACCGGCCCGACCGACGACTTCTCGCGACCCGGCCGTATGTGGTGGTCGGTCCCCGAGGGCGTCACCGAGTTCGACACGTGGCGCGAACTCACCACGGTCTACCACGAGGGGGTTCCGGGACATCACCTCCAGATCGCGCAGGCCGTCTACAACCGCGCGCAGTTGAACTCGTGGCGGCGTCTGCTGGCCGGCACCTCCGGACACGCCGAGGGCTGGGCCCTGTACGCCGAGCGACTCATGGAGCAGCTGGGATACCTTGACGACCCCGCCGACCGGCTGGGCATGCTCGACGGTCAGCGGATGCGGGCGGCCCGTGTGGTCCTCGACATCGGTGTGCACCTGGGCAAGCAGCGCCCGGACGGCGGCGGCACCTGGGACCACGATTTCGCGCTCGCCTTCATGCGGCAGAACGTCAACATGCCGGACGCGTTCATCCAGTTCGAAGTCAACCGCTACCTCGGATGGCCGGGTCAGGCCCCCTCGTACAAGGTCGGTCAGCGCATCTGGGAGCAGATCCGCGACGATGCGCGTGAGGCGCAGGGCGAGGCGTTCTCCATCAAGCAGTTCCACAAGCGCGCGCTCGACATCGGCGGGGTCGGCCTCGACACGCTGCGCGACGCGCTGCGTGCTCACTGA
- the polA gene encoding DNA polymerase I, with the protein MTDSEKPTLLVVDGHSLAFRAFYALPVDNFTTKDGQHTNGVYGFLSMFVNLLKAEKPTHLAVAFDTSRVSFRTREYPEYKATRSETPPEFSGQIPLLQECLRAMNVTVLTKEDIEADDILATLATEGVAAGYDVLVCSGDRDTIQLVTDEVTLLYPSVQGVSQLKRYTPETVRERYGVAPEQYPEIAALVGETSDNLPGVPKVGEKTAVKWLTQWGSLDELLANADKITGVVGNNLREHIDDVRRNRTLNRLLRDVELPVTPDDLAVRPIDAQGVRDIFARLEFRTLLPRVFEATGADAAGAVADEAPVVAAPAPVEAADPAMLTAWLDEAGDAEVGVTVVLGASVPVRIGLARASGVIEAGWSDGVAEALAPWLASDRPKTFTDAKGQVKALRRAGLTVAGVAFDTLLAGWLIRPSLPDKSLGDLVDRYLGEKLPEADPSQLVPETEGATPGQLAWYTLRVAEPLRAALGEGPSSVLTDIELPTLLALADMEIAGVAVSHDVLSGFSTELAERADGLAQRAYAAIDREVNLGSPKQLQEVLFEQLQLPKTRKTKTGYSTDAAVLADLQESHPHPFLDLLLQHREATKLRQIIETLDAAIASDGRIHTTYLQTGSQTGRLSSTDPNLQNIPIRTEESRRIRSAFQVGAGYETLLTADYSQIEMRIMAHLSEDPGLIEAFNTGEDLHRFVGARVFGVAPDEVTSQMRTKVKAMSYGLVYGLSAFGLSKQLRIEQSEAKQLMGEYFARFGAVRDYLRASVEKAREDGYTETIFKRRRPFPDLSSPNRVLRENAERAALNAPIQGSAADIMKIALFRIHAEFQERGLASRVLLQIHDELVVEVAAGEWDQAEQIVRARMGDAAQLTVPLDVQIGRGADWNAAGH; encoded by the coding sequence GTGACGGACTCCGAAAAGCCTACTCTGCTGGTCGTCGACGGCCATTCGCTCGCCTTCCGGGCCTTCTACGCCCTTCCCGTCGACAACTTCACGACGAAGGACGGGCAGCACACCAACGGGGTCTACGGCTTCCTCTCGATGTTCGTGAATCTGTTGAAAGCCGAGAAGCCGACACACCTGGCGGTCGCCTTCGACACCTCGCGGGTCTCCTTCCGAACCCGGGAGTACCCCGAGTACAAGGCGACGCGCAGCGAGACCCCGCCGGAGTTCTCCGGGCAGATCCCCCTGCTGCAGGAGTGCCTGCGCGCCATGAACGTCACGGTGCTGACGAAGGAAGACATCGAGGCGGATGACATCCTCGCGACCCTGGCGACCGAGGGCGTCGCTGCGGGCTACGACGTCCTCGTCTGCTCCGGCGATCGCGACACCATCCAGCTCGTGACCGACGAGGTGACGCTGCTCTACCCGAGCGTCCAGGGCGTCTCGCAGCTCAAGCGCTACACACCCGAGACGGTGCGTGAGCGCTATGGCGTGGCCCCCGAGCAGTACCCCGAGATCGCGGCTCTGGTGGGGGAGACGAGCGACAATCTTCCGGGCGTACCCAAGGTCGGCGAGAAGACGGCCGTGAAGTGGCTCACGCAGTGGGGATCGCTCGACGAGCTGCTGGCCAACGCCGACAAGATCACCGGCGTCGTGGGCAACAACCTGCGCGAGCACATCGACGACGTGCGTCGCAATCGCACGCTCAACCGTCTCCTGCGAGACGTGGAGCTGCCCGTGACGCCGGACGACCTCGCCGTGCGTCCGATCGACGCGCAGGGGGTGCGCGACATCTTCGCGCGGCTGGAGTTCCGCACGCTCCTGCCGCGCGTGTTCGAGGCGACCGGAGCGGATGCGGCCGGCGCCGTCGCCGACGAGGCACCCGTCGTCGCGGCCCCCGCGCCCGTGGAGGCGGCAGACCCCGCGATGCTCACCGCCTGGCTCGACGAGGCCGGAGACGCAGAGGTCGGAGTGACCGTCGTTTTGGGTGCCTCGGTGCCCGTGCGCATCGGGCTCGCCCGCGCTTCCGGGGTGATCGAGGCGGGCTGGAGCGACGGCGTCGCCGAAGCCCTCGCTCCCTGGCTCGCCTCCGACCGGCCCAAGACGTTCACCGACGCCAAGGGGCAGGTGAAGGCGCTGCGGCGCGCGGGACTCACGGTCGCCGGCGTGGCGTTCGACACGCTCCTCGCCGGCTGGCTGATCCGTCCGAGCCTTCCCGACAAGTCGCTCGGCGATCTCGTCGACCGCTACCTCGGAGAGAAGCTCCCGGAGGCCGATCCGTCCCAGCTCGTGCCGGAGACCGAGGGAGCCACCCCCGGTCAGCTCGCGTGGTACACGCTCCGCGTGGCCGAGCCGCTGCGCGCCGCCCTGGGCGAAGGCCCGTCGTCGGTCCTCACCGACATCGAGCTGCCGACGCTGCTCGCCCTCGCGGACATGGAGATCGCGGGTGTGGCGGTGTCGCACGACGTGCTGTCGGGGTTCTCGACCGAACTCGCCGAGCGTGCGGACGGCTTGGCCCAGCGCGCATATGCGGCGATCGACCGCGAGGTGAACCTCGGTTCTCCCAAACAGCTGCAGGAGGTCCTCTTCGAGCAGCTTCAGCTGCCCAAGACCCGCAAGACGAAGACGGGCTACTCGACGGATGCAGCCGTCCTGGCCGATCTGCAGGAGTCGCATCCGCATCCGTTCCTCGATCTGCTGCTGCAGCACCGTGAAGCGACGAAGCTGCGACAGATCATCGAGACGCTGGATGCCGCGATCGCATCCGACGGGCGGATCCACACGACCTATCTGCAGACGGGTTCGCAGACGGGCCGTCTGTCGAGCACGGACCCGAACCTGCAGAACATCCCGATCCGCACCGAGGAGAGCCGCCGCATCCGCTCCGCCTTCCAGGTCGGCGCCGGCTACGAGACCCTTCTCACCGCCGACTACTCGCAGATCGAGATGCGCATCATGGCGCACCTGTCGGAAGACCCGGGGCTGATCGAGGCGTTCAACACCGGGGAGGATCTGCACCGTTTCGTCGGCGCGCGCGTGTTCGGTGTGGCTCCCGACGAGGTCACCTCGCAGATGCGCACGAAGGTCAAGGCGATGTCGTACGGCCTCGTCTACGGACTGTCTGCGTTCGGGCTCTCGAAGCAGCTGCGCATCGAGCAGTCCGAGGCGAAGCAGCTGATGGGTGAGTACTTCGCGCGCTTCGGTGCGGTGCGCGATTACCTGCGCGCGTCCGTCGAGAAGGCCCGTGAAGACGGCTACACCGAGACGATCTTCAAGCGGCGCCGTCCGTTCCCCGACCTCTCCAGCCCCAACCGGGTGCTGCGCGAGAATGCGGAGCGTGCGGCGCTCAACGCCCCGATCCAGGGCAGCGCGGCCGACATCATGAAGATCGCCCTGTTCCGCATCCACGCGGAGTTCCAGGAGCGGGGGCTGGCCTCGCGCGTGCTCCTGCAGATCCACGACGAACTTGTCGTCGAGGTCGCCGCGGGGGAGTGGGACCAGGCTGAGCAGATCGTGCGCGCGCGCATGGGGGATGCGGCGCAGCTCACCGTCCCGCTCGATGTACAGATCGGGCGCGGTGCCGATTGGAACGCGGCCGGGCACTGA
- a CDS encoding hotdog fold thioesterase, with protein sequence MTAPEYTIDPLEWVTRRGTGALADKMGLEWLEFTAERGIARMPVEGNTQPVGLFHGGAYVVLGESLGSMHANYLAGPGRLAVGVDINATHTRSATSGFVTGVCTPLHVGRTLMVHEIVLSDDAGRRCSTVRITNLVKDTDGIA encoded by the coding sequence ATGACCGCGCCCGAGTACACGATCGATCCGCTGGAATGGGTGACGCGCCGCGGCACGGGCGCCCTCGCCGACAAGATGGGGCTCGAGTGGCTCGAGTTCACCGCGGAGCGCGGAATCGCACGCATGCCCGTCGAGGGCAACACCCAGCCCGTTGGTCTCTTCCACGGCGGGGCTTACGTCGTGCTCGGCGAATCGCTGGGTTCGATGCACGCGAACTATCTCGCGGGACCCGGGCGCCTCGCCGTCGGGGTCGACATCAACGCGACGCACACGCGGTCCGCCACGTCCGGATTCGTCACAGGAGTGTGCACTCCCCTGCACGTCGGACGCACGCTGATGGTGCACGAGATCGTCCTCTCGGACGACGCGGGGCGCCGCTGCTCGACCGTGCGCATCACGAACCTCGTGAAGGACACCGACGGCATCGCCTGA
- a CDS encoding ANTAR domain-containing response regulator, giving the protein MTEQETAATNPTAPRRVVVAEDESLIRLDIVEILRDNGFDVVGEAGDGETAVQLATDLRPDLVIMDVKMPQLDGISAAEKLNKNHIAPVVLLTAFSQKELVERASEAGALAYVVKPFTPNDLLPAIEIALARYEQIITLEAEVADMVERFETRKLVDRAKGLLNEKMGLSEPEAFRWIQKASMDRRLTMQDVAKAIIEQLAPKK; this is encoded by the coding sequence GTGACTGAGCAGGAAACCGCCGCGACCAACCCGACCGCCCCCCGCCGCGTGGTGGTGGCAGAGGACGAGTCGCTGATCCGCCTCGACATCGTCGAGATCCTCCGCGACAACGGCTTCGACGTCGTCGGCGAGGCCGGAGACGGTGAGACCGCCGTGCAGCTCGCGACCGATCTGCGTCCCGACCTCGTGATCATGGATGTGAAGATGCCGCAGCTCGACGGCATCAGCGCAGCGGAGAAGCTGAACAAGAACCACATCGCGCCGGTCGTTCTCCTCACCGCCTTCAGTCAGAAGGAGCTCGTGGAGCGCGCGAGCGAGGCCGGAGCGCTCGCCTACGTGGTGAAGCCGTTCACGCCGAACGACCTGCTGCCCGCGATCGAGATCGCCCTGGCCCGCTACGAGCAGATCATCACGCTCGAGGCCGAGGTCGCTGACATGGTCGAGCGCTTCGAGACCCGCAAGCTCGTCGACCGGGCCAAGGGCCTGCTGAACGAGAAGATGGGCCTGAGCGAGCCCGAGGCGTTCCGCTGGATCCAGAAGGCGTCGATGGACCGCCGCCTGACGATGCAGGATGTCGCGAAGGCGATCATCGAGCAGCTCGCCCCGAAGAAGTGA
- the pyk gene encoding pyruvate kinase codes for MRRAKIVATLGPATSSYEMVRAIIDAGVNVARLNLSHGDYSVHDANFANVRRAAEDAGSAVAILVDLQGPKIRLGKFADGPHELAVGDIFKITVEDILGTKEIVSTTFKGLPQDVKPGDFLLIDDGKVRVEVVETDGTVVTTKVIVAGPVSNNKGINLPGVAVNVPALSEKDEADLRWGLNAGADIIALSFVRNAEDVNRVHEIMAEEGRRVPVIAKIEKPQAVDNLEEIIDAFDGIMVARGDLGVELPLEAVPIVQKRAVELCRRMAKPVIVATQMLESMIENPVPTRAETSDVANAVLDGADAVMLSGETSVGKYPVGVVETMARIVASTEEHGLDRIAPLNTKPRTQGGAITLAAMEVAQFVEASWLCIFTESGDTARRMSRLRPSIPMMAFTPDPAIRRRMAVTWGIQSALVEHVPHTDHMFMQVDEFFLSKGLAKEGDKVVVISGSPPGIAGSTNDIRIHKIGDAVNGRAPIWSGE; via the coding sequence ATGAGACGCGCGAAAATCGTCGCAACCCTAGGCCCGGCAACTTCCTCCTATGAGATGGTCCGCGCGATCATCGACGCAGGTGTGAACGTCGCCCGCCTCAACCTCAGTCATGGTGACTACTCGGTCCACGACGCGAACTTCGCGAACGTGCGCCGTGCCGCGGAGGACGCCGGCTCCGCCGTCGCGATCCTCGTCGACCTGCAGGGGCCCAAGATCCGCCTCGGCAAGTTCGCCGATGGACCACACGAGCTCGCCGTGGGTGACATCTTCAAGATCACGGTCGAGGACATCCTGGGTACCAAGGAGATCGTCTCGACGACCTTCAAGGGCCTGCCGCAGGACGTCAAGCCGGGCGACTTCCTCCTGATCGATGACGGCAAGGTGCGCGTCGAGGTCGTCGAGACCGACGGCACCGTCGTCACCACGAAGGTCATCGTCGCCGGCCCCGTCTCCAACAACAAGGGCATCAACCTGCCCGGCGTGGCCGTCAACGTCCCTGCGCTCTCGGAGAAGGACGAGGCGGATCTTCGCTGGGGTCTGAACGCGGGTGCGGACATCATCGCCCTGTCGTTCGTCCGCAACGCGGAGGACGTCAACCGCGTGCACGAGATCATGGCGGAAGAGGGTCGGCGTGTGCCGGTCATCGCCAAGATCGAGAAGCCGCAGGCGGTCGACAACCTCGAGGAGATCATCGACGCCTTCGACGGCATCATGGTCGCTCGTGGCGACCTCGGTGTGGAGCTCCCGCTGGAGGCCGTCCCGATCGTGCAGAAGCGCGCGGTCGAGCTGTGCCGCCGGATGGCGAAGCCCGTCATCGTGGCCACACAGATGCTCGAGTCCATGATCGAGAACCCGGTTCCCACTCGCGCCGAGACGAGCGACGTCGCCAACGCCGTCCTCGACGGTGCGGATGCGGTCATGCTCTCCGGCGAGACGAGCGTCGGCAAGTATCCGGTCGGCGTCGTCGAGACGATGGCGCGCATCGTCGCCTCCACGGAGGAGCACGGTCTCGACCGCATCGCTCCGCTGAACACGAAGCCGCGCACGCAGGGTGGCGCGATCACCCTCGCCGCGATGGAGGTCGCTCAGTTCGTCGAGGCGAGCTGGCTCTGCATCTTCACCGAGTCCGGCGACACCGCCCGCCGCATGTCGCGCCTGCGTCCCAGCATCCCGATGATGGCGTTCACGCCGGACCCGGCGATCCGCCGCCGCATGGCCGTCACGTGGGGCATCCAGTCCGCGCTGGTGGAGCACGTGCCGCACACCGACCACATGTTCATGCAGGTGGACGAGTTCTTCCTCTCCAAGGGCCTGGCGAAGGAGGGTGACAAGGTCGTCGTGATCTCCGGTTCCCCTCCCGGAATCGCCGGGTCGACGAACGACATCCGCATCCACAAGATCGGCGACGCCGTCAACGGCCGCGCCCCGATCTGGTCGGGCGAGTAA
- a CDS encoding glutamate synthase subunit beta, producing the protein MADPKGFLKVTERELPARRPVPVRILDWKEVYEPGDSAVLRRQAGRCMDCGIPFCHKGCPLGNLIPEWNDLTWRGEGRSAIERLHATNNFPEFTGRLCPAPCESACVLGINQPAVTIKQVEVSIIDEAFSHGWVEPEPPERLTGKTVAVVGSGPAGLAAAQQLTRAGHTVAVFERDDRIGGLLRYGIPDFKMEKRHLELRLRQMQDEGTRFRAGVEIGRDITWDELRSRYDAVVVATGSTVPRDLSIPGRDLAGVHFAMEYLVESNRAVAGEKLHTQISAEGKHVVVIGGGDTGADCIGTAHRQGALSVTNLAIGKQPPASRPDAQPWPTTPTIFEVQSAHEEGGERVFLASTVEFLSNEVGEVRALRVAETEFVDGRRVPKSGTEREIPADLVLIAMGFTGPERSELEGQLQTQFTSRGNVERDDAYQTTTPGVFVAGDAGRGQSLIVWAIAEGRAAAASVDRYLMGSTALPAPVRPTDIAIGL; encoded by the coding sequence GTGGCTGACCCCAAGGGCTTTTTGAAGGTGACCGAGCGGGAGCTGCCCGCGCGGCGCCCCGTTCCCGTGCGCATCCTGGACTGGAAAGAGGTCTATGAGCCCGGTGATTCGGCGGTGCTGCGCCGGCAGGCAGGCCGGTGCATGGACTGCGGTATCCCGTTCTGTCACAAGGGATGCCCGCTGGGCAACCTCATCCCGGAGTGGAACGACCTGACCTGGCGCGGTGAGGGACGCAGCGCGATCGAGCGTCTGCACGCGACCAACAACTTCCCGGAGTTCACGGGACGGCTCTGCCCCGCCCCCTGCGAGAGCGCGTGCGTGCTGGGCATCAATCAGCCGGCCGTGACCATCAAGCAGGTCGAGGTGTCGATCATCGACGAGGCCTTCTCCCACGGCTGGGTCGAGCCGGAGCCGCCGGAGCGGCTCACCGGCAAGACGGTCGCCGTCGTCGGCTCCGGACCGGCGGGGCTCGCTGCGGCTCAGCAGCTGACCCGCGCGGGTCACACGGTCGCGGTGTTCGAGCGCGATGACCGCATCGGCGGTCTGCTGCGCTACGGCATCCCCGACTTCAAGATGGAGAAGCGCCACCTGGAGCTTCGACTTCGTCAGATGCAGGACGAGGGCACGCGATTCCGCGCCGGCGTCGAGATCGGGCGCGACATCACGTGGGACGAGCTGCGCAGCCGGTATGACGCGGTCGTCGTCGCGACCGGCTCCACCGTCCCGCGCGACCTCTCCATCCCCGGCCGCGATCTGGCGGGCGTGCACTTCGCGATGGAGTACCTCGTCGAGTCGAACCGCGCGGTCGCCGGTGAGAAGCTCCACACGCAGATCAGCGCCGAGGGCAAGCACGTCGTCGTCATCGGCGGTGGCGACACCGGCGCCGACTGCATCGGAACGGCGCACCGTCAGGGCGCGCTGAGCGTGACGAACCTCGCCATCGGCAAGCAGCCCCCCGCATCCCGCCCGGATGCGCAGCCCTGGCCGACCACGCCCACGATCTTCGAGGTGCAGTCCGCGCATGAAGAGGGCGGGGAGCGCGTCTTCCTCGCGTCCACCGTCGAGTTCCTCTCGAACGAGGTCGGGGAGGTGCGCGCACTGCGCGTGGCCGAGACCGAGTTCGTCGACGGCCGCCGCGTGCCCAAGAGCGGCACCGAGCGGGAGATCCCCGCCGACCTGGTGCTCATCGCGATGGGCTTCACCGGACCGGAGCGCTCGGAGCTCGAGGGTCAGCTGCAGACGCAGTTCACCTCGCGAGGCAACGTCGAGCGCGACGACGCGTACCAGACGACCACGCCCGGCGTGTTCGTCGCTGGTGACGCGGGGCGCGGCCAGTCGCTCATCGTGTGGGCGATCGCCGAAGGGCGTGCGGCGGCCGCATCCGTCGACCGCTATCTGATGGGTTCGACCGCATTGCCCGCTCCTGTACGGCCCACCGATATCGCGATCGGGTTGTAG